The Penaeus chinensis breed Huanghai No. 1 chromosome 29, ASM1920278v2, whole genome shotgun sequence genome window below encodes:
- the LOC125040713 gene encoding uncharacterized protein LOC125040713: MATKALVFLLVVGVASATSTSHVSINFGGANVNYNNDHVDGPAEGYHPAPVSYHPAPAYHPEPKYPVHHEPKYPAHPAPSYHPEPVYHPKPAYEHEPKIPACSELTNATYCLEDEEYPEYEIKHAIQYHLDKFNHLYADVADLNTELSVERPETLDEETYLCPSETAYIRPLRAQNTEGKWRVVVNEIELHYKTFTQTVRVEDCLTAGEDCPKVPMCYESKCLQKFIYHRFLVYDSYDQYFPFAIETFKLPASCACLLGAYTIDH, from the exons ATGGCGACGAAGGCGCTG GTGTTTCTGCTGGTGGTCGGGGTGGCATCTGCCACATCTACCTCACATGTGTCCATCAACTTCGGCGGAGCTAATGTAAACTACAACAACGACCACGTCGACGGCCCTGCTGAAGGCTACCATCCCGCTCCAGTCTCATATCATCCGGCCCCAGCTTACCACCCGGAACCCAAGTACCCCGTGCACCACGAGCCCAAGTATCCCGCACACCCTGCGCCGTCCTACCATCCTGAACCCGTCTATCACCCAAAGCCGGCTTACGAGCACGAACCAAAGATCCCAGCTTGTTCGGAACTGACTAACGCCACGTACTGCCTCGAGGATGAGGAATACCCCGAGTACGAGATCAAGCACGCTATTCAGTATCATTTGGATAAGTTCAATCACCTCTACGCTGATGTTGCTGACTTAAACACTGAGCTGTCCGTTGAGCGACCCGAAACTCTCGATGAAGAAACTTACCTGTGCCCCTCTGAGACAGCCTATATCCGGCCTCTTCGCGCTCAAAACACCGAAGGGAAGTGGCGCGTTGTAGTGAATGAAATTGAGCTTCACTACAAAACTTTCACTCAGACCGTCCGAGTGGAGGACTGTCTCACTGCAGGAGAAGATTGTCCCAAAGTTCCTATGTGTTACGAGTCCAAGTGCCTGCAGAAGTTCATCTACCACCGCTTCCTCGTCTACGACTCCTATGATCAGTACTTCCCCTTTGCCATCGAGACATTCAAGCTTCCCGCCAGCTGCGCTTGTCTCCTGGGCGCCTACACCATTGATCACTAA